One window from the genome of Bacillus tianshenii encodes:
- a CDS encoding acetyl-CoA carboxylase biotin carboxyl carrier protein subunit, whose amino-acid sequence MAVLNSNMAGNVWKVVVNVGDQVEEGQDIVILESMKMEIPVAAESAGTVQELKVNEGDFVNEGDPIAVIE is encoded by the coding sequence ATGGCAGTTCTAAACTCAAATATGGCAGGTAACGTGTGGAAAGTCGTTGTAAATGTAGGTGACCAAGTGGAAGAAGGACAAGACATTGTAATCTTGGAATCAATGAAAATGGAAATTCCAGTGGCAGCAGAAAGTGCAGGTACTGTTCAAGAGTTGAAAGTAAATGAAGGGGACTTTGTTAACGAAGGAGACCCGATTGCGGTTATCGAATGA
- a CDS encoding acetyl-CoA carboxylase biotin carboxylase subunit, whose protein sequence is MFKKVLIANRGEIAARIIRTCERLGIQTVAVYSEADVDAPHVKMANEAYLIGKPRVNESYLQVDKIIETAKEAGAEAVHPGYGLLSENIDFAKKCEEAGLTFIGPSADVIGMMGSKIEARKAMEKAGVPIVPGIAKPIEDADAAVEIAKKMGYPVMLKASSGGGGIGMQIVRNDAELQKGFEGNQKRATMFFGDGAMYLEKYIENPRHIEIQILADKKGNTVYLFERECSIQRRHQKVIEEAPSPFLDEETRKKMGEAAVTAAKAIGYENAGTIEFLVDEDKNFYFLEMNTRLQVEHPITEQVTGTDLVELQLRVASGEDLPWQQDELTLSNHAIEARIYAEDPKTFYPAPGQITALELPEGPHIRHELAVHGESKVTPFYDPMIAKLVITGSTRDEAIKLLEEALEGYEVTGIKTNIPMLKDVAKHEKFKEGETTTNFVEKYYLKELTQKN, encoded by the coding sequence GTGTTTAAAAAAGTGCTTATTGCAAACAGGGGAGAAATTGCGGCAAGAATTATCAGAACATGCGAAAGATTAGGAATTCAGACAGTCGCTGTTTATTCAGAGGCTGACGTGGACGCACCGCACGTGAAAATGGCCAATGAAGCGTATTTAATTGGGAAACCACGTGTGAATGAAAGTTATTTACAGGTTGATAAAATCATTGAAACAGCAAAAGAAGCTGGTGCTGAAGCGGTTCATCCTGGTTATGGTTTGTTAAGTGAAAACATTGACTTTGCAAAGAAATGTGAGGAGGCAGGGCTGACATTCATCGGCCCTTCCGCTGATGTTATTGGCATGATGGGAAGTAAAATCGAAGCACGTAAAGCGATGGAAAAAGCAGGCGTCCCAATTGTTCCGGGCATTGCTAAGCCGATTGAAGATGCTGATGCAGCTGTCGAAATTGCAAAAAAAATGGGCTATCCGGTTATGCTGAAGGCTTCTTCAGGCGGAGGCGGCATCGGGATGCAAATTGTCCGCAATGATGCTGAACTGCAGAAAGGCTTTGAAGGCAATCAAAAGCGTGCCACTATGTTTTTTGGCGACGGTGCGATGTACTTAGAGAAATACATTGAAAACCCAAGACATATTGAAATTCAAATCTTAGCAGATAAGAAAGGAAATACCGTCTACTTGTTTGAGCGAGAGTGTTCCATTCAACGCCGTCACCAAAAGGTCATTGAAGAAGCACCTTCTCCTTTCTTAGATGAAGAAACTCGCAAGAAAATGGGTGAAGCTGCTGTAACTGCAGCGAAAGCGATTGGGTATGAGAATGCAGGAACAATTGAGTTCTTAGTTGATGAGGATAAGAACTTCTATTTTCTTGAGATGAATACCCGTCTGCAGGTTGAACACCCGATTACAGAACAAGTGACTGGTACAGACCTAGTCGAATTACAGCTTCGCGTTGCTTCAGGAGAAGACCTTCCTTGGCAGCAAGACGAGCTGACATTGAGTAATCATGCGATTGAAGCGCGTATCTATGCTGAAGACCCGAAGACATTTTACCCAGCGCCTGGTCAAATCACGGCACTAGAGCTTCCGGAAGGCCCGCATATTCGACATGAATTAGCGGTTCACGGTGAATCTAAGGTAACCCCTTTCTATGATCCGATGATTGCTAAGCTCGTTATCACAGGTTCAACGCGCGATGAGGCAATTAAACTTTTAGAAGAGGCTTTAGAAGGTTATGAAGTAACAGGTATAAAGACAAATATCCCGATGCTAAAAGATGTCGCAAAGCATGAAAAGTTTAAAGAAGGCGAGACGACAACAAATTTTGTAGAGAAATATTATCTTAAAGAACTAACACAAAAGAATTAA
- a CDS encoding hydroxymethylglutaryl-CoA lyase: MYLPSNVTIKEVGPRDGLQNEKAFISTADKIEWVNKLSETGLSYIEVTSFVHPKWVPQLKDAVEVMKSIKRKENITYAALVPNQKGLELALEADVDEVSVFMSASETHNKKNINKTIEETFPILKEVVDEARNANKTVRGYVSTVFGCPYEGDISIENVLRVSEKLFKLGIGELSIGDTIGVANPKQVEETLQALTAVVPKDSIAVHFHNTRGTALANVLASLQAGITKIDSSLGGLGGCPYAPGASGNLATDDLLYMLSGMGIETGIDSEKLLEAANFIQSKIDKPLSSHALQVERASCESSR; encoded by the coding sequence ATGTATTTACCAAGCAATGTAACAATCAAAGAAGTAGGACCACGAGACGGTCTTCAAAATGAAAAAGCATTCATCTCAACAGCAGATAAAATCGAGTGGGTCAATAAGCTTTCTGAAACGGGCTTATCTTATATTGAAGTCACGTCGTTTGTCCACCCGAAATGGGTGCCACAATTGAAAGATGCGGTTGAGGTTATGAAAAGCATTAAGCGGAAAGAAAACATTACGTATGCGGCGCTCGTTCCAAATCAAAAAGGTTTGGAACTGGCGCTTGAAGCGGATGTCGATGAAGTGTCGGTCTTCATGTCCGCAAGTGAAACGCACAATAAGAAAAATATAAATAAAACGATTGAAGAAACATTTCCTATCTTAAAAGAAGTCGTCGATGAGGCTCGCAATGCTAATAAAACAGTGAGGGGATATGTATCAACTGTTTTTGGCTGTCCTTATGAAGGGGATATATCGATCGAAAATGTTCTTCGTGTTTCTGAGAAGCTATTTAAACTTGGAATCGGGGAGCTGTCGATTGGCGATACAATTGGTGTTGCTAATCCTAAACAAGTGGAAGAAACATTGCAAGCTCTTACGGCAGTTGTTCCAAAAGACAGCATTGCTGTGCATTTTCACAATACGCGTGGAACCGCGCTTGCAAATGTATTAGCTTCACTTCAAGCAGGAATTACGAAGATTGATAGTTCACTAGGAGGACTTGGTGGTTGTCCATACGCCCCAGGGGCTTCAGGAAACCTTGCAACAGATGACCTGCTTTACATGCTTTCTGGCATGGGAATTGAGACAGGTATTGATTCAGAAAAATTGCTGGAAGCTGCGAATTTCATTCAATCTAAAATCGATAAGCCACTCTCAAGTCATGCGCTTCAAGTCGAGCGTGCTAGCTGTGAGAGTTCCAGATAA
- a CDS encoding AMP-binding protein, giving the protein MLNVTVGKLLEDVAAKQPDHEAVVYADQDLRYTYKEFDEVCRQTARGLMSLGLQAGEHVAIWSTNTPEWLTCQFATGKMGAVLVTVNTNYQAAELEYLLKQSDSSTIILMEQFRDHSYIDTLYKVVPELKTAEPGKLQSKKVPKLKNVIVLGENSYPGTYSWNDIIAMSDNVSEEQLDERMNGLSPDDVINMQYTSGTTGFPKGVMLTHNNLTNNALNIASCMKLTNEDRLCIPVPFFHCFGCVLGTMACVTVGATMVPVQEFNPKQVLQTVQDEKCTGLHGVPTMFIAELNDPEFEKYDLSSLRTGIMAGSNCPIEVMKAVVNKMGANEITIAYGQTESSPVITQTRTDDPIELRVSSVGKALPNVEVKIVEPGTNQVVPHGVQGELCTRGYHVMKGYYNNPDATQDAIDPDGWLHTGDLAVMDENGYCKITGRLKDMIIRGGENIYPREIEEFLYQHPKVLDVQVVGVPDEKYGEEIMAWLILKEGETATAEEIREYCSGQISRHKIPRYIEFTDQYPMTASGKIQKFRLREQSMEMLNLNA; this is encoded by the coding sequence TTGTTAAATGTTACTGTTGGCAAGTTGCTTGAGGATGTCGCCGCTAAACAACCTGATCATGAAGCTGTCGTTTATGCAGACCAAGACCTACGCTATACGTATAAGGAATTTGATGAAGTGTGCCGTCAAACTGCACGAGGCTTGATGAGCTTAGGCCTTCAAGCTGGAGAGCATGTGGCGATTTGGTCAACAAATACGCCTGAATGGCTGACTTGCCAGTTTGCAACAGGAAAGATGGGCGCTGTGCTTGTAACAGTGAATACAAACTATCAAGCTGCAGAGCTCGAATACTTACTGAAACAATCAGATTCATCCACGATTATCTTAATGGAGCAATTCAGAGACCATTCCTATATTGATACATTGTATAAAGTTGTTCCAGAGCTGAAAACAGCAGAGCCTGGTAAATTACAATCAAAGAAAGTGCCAAAGCTTAAAAACGTTATTGTGCTTGGTGAAAACAGCTATCCAGGTACATATTCTTGGAACGATATCATTGCGATGAGCGACAATGTTTCAGAAGAACAGCTTGATGAACGAATGAATGGGTTAAGCCCTGATGATGTGATTAATATGCAATATACCTCTGGAACGACTGGTTTTCCAAAAGGGGTTATGCTGACACATAATAATCTGACAAACAATGCTCTTAATATCGCAAGCTGCATGAAGTTAACAAATGAAGACCGCCTATGTATTCCTGTTCCATTCTTCCACTGCTTTGGCTGTGTACTTGGAACAATGGCGTGCGTCACAGTTGGGGCCACAATGGTGCCTGTCCAAGAATTTAATCCAAAGCAAGTGCTTCAAACAGTCCAAGACGAAAAATGTACAGGGCTTCACGGCGTACCAACAATGTTTATCGCCGAATTAAATGACCCTGAGTTTGAAAAATATGACCTCTCTTCATTGCGTACAGGGATTATGGCTGGTTCAAATTGCCCGATTGAAGTAATGAAAGCGGTTGTAAATAAAATGGGTGCAAATGAAATTACGATTGCTTATGGCCAAACAGAGTCTTCACCTGTTATAACGCAAACACGCACTGATGACCCGATTGAGCTTCGTGTTTCATCTGTCGGAAAAGCGTTGCCGAATGTAGAGGTAAAAATTGTTGAGCCTGGTACAAATCAAGTCGTGCCTCACGGTGTACAAGGAGAATTGTGTACACGAGGGTATCATGTAATGAAAGGCTATTACAATAACCCAGATGCTACTCAAGATGCCATTGATCCCGACGGCTGGCTTCATACTGGCGACTTAGCTGTTATGGACGAAAACGGCTATTGTAAAATTACCGGCCGACTGAAAGATATGATTATCCGCGGCGGGGAAAATATCTATCCGCGTGAAATTGAAGAATTTCTCTATCAGCATCCAAAAGTGCTTGATGTTCAAGTAGTCGGGGTTCCAGATGAGAAATATGGAGAAGAAATTATGGCTTGGCTGATTCTAAAAGAAGGAGAAACAGCAACTGCCGAAGAAATACGTGAATACTGCAGTGGGCAAATTTCACGACATAAGATTCCACGTTATATTGAATTTACGGATCAATATCCAATGACTGCGTCAGGGAAGATTCAAAAATTCAGATTACGGGAACAATCTATGGAAATGTTAAATTTAAACGCATAA